In the Enterobacter cloacae subsp. cloacae ATCC 13047 genome, GGCATTTTTACGCAGTTCCCGCTGGGCGCTACTGAGCTGTTTAGTATCAATGCCGGATTCTTTCAGTGCTTGCCGCTGCCGTTGTACCGAACCCAGCAGGCCGTTGTAGGTCTGCTGCAGCTCCTGCACACGGTTTTTTGCCTGGCTAAATAATTTAGCCTGAGCAGCAGTTGGGCGATTTGTTGCAGCAAACTGCGTGGCAAGTTTTGCGGCTTCTTCGCGTGCAGCACTGAGATTTGTTGCAGTGATTGCAAGCTGTGACCGGGTTTTACGGAATTCATCAATACGCCCGGCCTGTTTATTCAGTTCTTTCAAACTGTTCCGGGTAGTTTGAAGCGCAGTAGCCAGCTCTTTTGAGCTGGCCTGCGCGGATCGGAATGGGCGGGTGAGCTTGTCAACCGCATTAAGAATCACCTGCAAACGCAGGTTAGTATCACTCATCGCTGGCCCCGCTTCTCTGAATCGCTTTATGCCGCCACTCCAGCACTTCGGTCAGCGGCATAACGTCAGTGACGGACGGCGGCCAGTGAAAAATGGTGGCGATATCAGCCACCAGGTCTTCTACCGTCAGGCTGTCGGCAAACCGGCAAGCACCGATTTCTTCAACAAAAAAGTGACCACCTCAACCGACAGCGCGGTGAGATCGGCGGGGTCCATTTCAGCCATTTCCTGAGCGGTCAGCGCGGGCGTGGAGATGCGGGGAATAATCGTCATCATCGCGCCCACGTCCATATCCATGATCGCCTGCAGACGGGTGCCACGCAGCGCGCCGGACTGCGGCTTGCGCAGCACAATTTCGGCAATTTCGGTTTTACCGCGTTTGATTGGGGTGTCCAGCTGTACGGTTTTTTCAGTCAGTTGTTCGCTCATTGTCATTTCCTGTTAATAAGGTACTGGCGCGGCTGCCCGCGCCTTTAAAGTAGATCAGAGGCCCAGGGCGTTGCGGTGTTCTTCCATCAGGTCCACGCCATCAACGATTTCAATCATGTTGATCACATCAACCTCATAGAGCACCTCGCCGTTAATGGTCAGCTTCGCGTAGCTGTTGGTGCTGCTGACTTTTGTGGTGTTGCTCTCGCCGGTTTTCCATTCGCCGGAATCGACTTCTTTATGTCGCCCGCGCACAACCAGCTCAACGGCCTGCACTTCGCCGGTATCATCACGTTGAATGGAGCCGGTGAAACGCAGCTGGATTCCGTCAACGGTGGCTTTACCCATCTGCTTGAATAACAGCAGTTCGGTGCCACCGATTGAAAACTCCGTGTCCAGCGCGCCATCATCAAGCCCCAGGTCAACATCAGCCGAACCGGGCATACCGCCGCCGCGATACTTTTCAAACTTGCGGCCGAATTTAGGCAGGGTCAGGGACTCAACGATCCCCTGATAGTTATTCCCGTCGTTAAACAGGTTCAGGTGTTTTAACTTGCGTGGTAAAGCCATTTTGTCCCCTTACGCGCTGACCTGGCTGGAGAAATCCAGCAGATACTGATCGGTGATGCGCTGGCGCAGCATCAGGTTTTCCAGAGGCGGTACCGGCGTATAGTCGTAATCGATTGTGAGCTTCCCGGCTTTCAGGGAATCTTTATCGTTTACGGACTCATCCAGCCAGCAGTCGGCGCCGATGATGTAGCCCTGCGTTTTCAGGTTACGCAGTTTGGCGCGGATACCTTCGATAATGTCGCGGGCCAGCGACGGGTTAAGCACGCCATCCACCGCCCACATGTGCGCTTCTGCGATGGTATCAGCCAGTACCTGCGCGGTGCGGGTGTAGTTTTCAAAGGCAAACAGAGGATCGTCACTGAGGCAGCGGGAACCCCAGAAACGGAAACCGTCTTTGCGGATCAGCGTGGTGACATCGTTCTGGTTCAGCAGCCCCGCATCGGTTGCCGGGTCCTGCAAATCCCAGAACACATCAGCAGAAATGCCGGTGACACCATTCACGCCCACGTTTGACAGGGATTTGTGCCAGCCGGTCTGTTCGTCAATTTTGGCACGCAGACCAAGCGCACGGGCTGAGGCGTAAGCCGTTGCGTCAGCATTCAGCACGGTGTCAAAACTGATGAAATCAGGCCAGATCAGCATTCCCTCGCGCTGGCTGAAATTAGCGCGGTAGGCAATTGCTTCCTCTACCGTTTTGCATCCATAGGCGGACAGATAAGCAAACCCGCGCAGACTTTGCGCCACGCTCAGCAGCTCAGTGGCAACCGCCTGCGTGTCGTGCCCCGGCACGCCCAGAATGCGCGGCTTAACGCCGAGCTGGGACTGCGCAGATAACAACGCTTTCATGCCCGTTTTTTTACCGTCAGCGGTCACGCCGCCGATAATGTTGGAGGTGGTTTCCGCTTCGGTTTCGCCCTGCGCCACGCGCACAACGACGGTCACGGGTTTAGCCTGGTCTGCAATCGCATCCAGCGAACGGGCCAGCGTGCCGGACTCGCCCGCTTTACCGCTGGCAGTCAGCACATCAGTCAGCAGGACCGGCTTATTGAGGGGAAACATGGACGCATCAGCATCATCGCCGGTGCAGACCATACCCACGATGGCGGTGCTCACCGTGGTAATGGATCGGGTGCCCTCGTTGACTTCAACAACGCGCACCCCGTGGTGGTAATCCTGAGCCATAAGGCAGTCTCTCCGGTTTACAGGGGGGTGTGCCTATGTTCTGGTTGATATGCGCGCGGCGCACGCGCCGGGCTATGTGTGGGGAATGGCACAATGGAAGAGGTAAAAAAAATCCCCGCAGCTGCGGGGACGTGATTAATCTTCTGGCGGCTCAGGCCAGTCAATATCAGGAGCCAGCGATGTATCTACGCGATTAAGATTCACTCGATACCTTTTCCAGAGTTGTAAAAGAGACGCCTCCTTTTCCGTTGAAATGCCTAAATCAACTGCGTCCTGTAATGGCTGGATAATCTCATTTGCCTGAGACATCAGCTGCGTGCGCTTGTACTCAGCAACTCGAAGTAATTCAGCACCAGTAACTGGAGGGGTGTCAGACCAGGCAGGAAAATTATCAGCACCGCAAACCCTTATTTTTCCATCAGGAGGCGTTGCCGAAAAGGTCATAAAGACTGATTCGCTAACAATCACTCCATCACTAGGCCAGTTGCCACTTTGCTTGTATTCCTCCTCTAGAGAAGCATCATAAAAGAGATTTCTGGATGGGCTGTAAATAAAGTCAGTCATAGTTAGTACCCATATACAAGATAGACAGTTGTCTGTAGCCGGTTCGGAACGTGCGGATAAGGTGAATTCGACACGTCACGAAATACTGCAGTGAACCCTGAATTTGTACGCTGATTAAACGAAACACTGAAGCCACCGTTTTCAGTATCAAGCGGCCCAAATGATCCGCCCAGACATGCCGACGGGAAAACGACTGGAAACGTTGTACTACCGGATATCCCAGAGCCACCATTAGAAACAGTGCCCCACTGGATGATGAAAACGCGTTCAACAGAACCGATCAATACAGGTATTTTGATATAACCACTACCTGATAACGCACCGGTTATACCGTTACGCTTGGAAGCATCTGACATACCGAGATATGCAAGAATATCACTCGCTGTTTTCCCGGAAAGGGCTGTCAGCGTGCTGTCCAGTGGTTGCTTACCGGCAAGCGCGTTTGTCATGGTGGTGGCAAAATTCGGATCGTTACCCAACGCAGCCGCCAGTTCATTCAGCGTGTCCAGCGCCGCCGGGGATGATGCCACCAGTGCAGCAATAGCTGATTTCACAAATGCCGTGGTGGCAATCTGGGTATTGTTGACTGTCTGCGCAGCAGTTGGTGCCGTTGGCGTTCCGGTCAGAGCCGGACTTGCCAGCGGGGCCTTAAGCGCCAGCGCGTTATTTAGCGCAGTGACCACAGCCTGCACAAACGCTGTGCTGGCAATCTGCGTGGTATTGGTTCCGGCTGGCGCAGTGGGCGCTTTTGGCGTGCCTGTCAGCGTCGGGCTTTCTTTCGGCGCGTACTGCGTGTGCGGATCAGCGGCGGCGATATGCTTCGCCATCAGATCATCCACATACACCTTAAGCTCCAGCACCTTGTCATCCACGTATTTGCGGGTTGCCAGCACCACTGCCGGGTCAATTTTCAGGGTGATATTATCGGTACTGCTGGTAATCAGCACCATGCGCACGGTCTGCGTGCGCCCGCTCCCCTCCGCCAGCTGCGGCTTGTAGCTCTCCGGGCAGTTGCCCACGGCAATCAGTGCGCCGGCATCATCGAACAGACCGACCTCACGAATCCACCAACCGCCCTCAGTTTCGGGGATCACCTGCTCAGCAATAATCTGGCTACTGTTCTGCGGATCGATGTACAGCATATTGAGGGAAGCGCGGCGTTTTTCAGCAACCAGCGCTGTCTGCTGTGCGCTTGGAGTCGGCAGGACGCCGCCACCGTCGCCCACCGCCATCTGGGTAATTTTCAGCGGGACACCGAGCGCGGCGGCGCTTGCCAGTTTCGCCGCGCCGATATCCGTCAGCAGGGTATAAAATTTTGCGCTCATGGATTCACTCTCATTGTGTCAATAACATGGACCGCCCCGCCCTCGTAGGCGGTGCCGCCGGAAATAATGGTTTCGTTGATATACGGGTAGATCGTGATTTCTTCGCCGCTGTAGGTGGCTGCGCCCACAAAATAGGGGCCGCTGGTCTGCAGGTTGATGGACATGCCGATCAGATGGCGGCTGCACGGCTTGGCGTCACCGATCAGGCGCTCCAGTTCCAGATAGGTTTCTTCCGTTATGCCCTGGTCCTGCACGCCAATATCCAGGCGAAACGTCCCCGGCGTCTCGCCGGTCTGCCACCACTCAATGATGCGGATCAGGAAGCCGAACGGCTCCACCACGCGCCGCACGGCGCTGGTTGTCCCCTTGTGCTGATGGATATAGAAAGCGTCCTGCACCACGCGGCGCTTGACGCTTTCCGTCCAGCTTTCATCCCAGCGGTCAACGGAAAACGCCCACGCCAGATACGGCAGAAAGCTGACCGGACACGTTGCCGGGTTCCACAAGTCGCGCAGCGGCACCTGCAGATCGGAAATGCCGCTGCAGGTCTGCGCCAGTCGGCGCTCAAGCGGCGATGAACCGGGCGGCAGCAGGCTATTCATCCGTGCCCCCGTTGGTCACGCTCCATTCCGTACAGGACGCCGCCTGCGTCTTATCCAGCACCACATCATCCAGCGGAGAGGCCAGCTCCACACGCTGGACGCCCTCAACGTGCAGCGCGGCATAAATGGCGCTGCGGCGAATATCGCGCCCCAGCCGCGTCTGACTGGCGATGTACTTCTGCAGGCTGGCTTTTGCCGCCGCCATCACCGGCTCAGCTTCCGGTCCCGGATAAAGAAAAATCGTCGCATACACGCTGTACGGGATAATTTCGGCGCTGCGCACCGTCAGGCGGTCTGCTACCGGGCGCACGTTCTCGCTGTTAAGCGCCTGCTCCACCACTGACAGCAGATCAGCCTCTGCCGTACCGTCACCTTCACGGCTCAGTACGGTAAGCACCACCTCCGCCGGTGCTGGGCTGGTTGCGCTGGCATCTGCTACGCGCCCGTCCGCGCTTTTGGCGTGAAACTCATAGGCCGCCGTCGGTCCTGCAACGGACAATCCTTCAAACGCAGCCGGAACACGCAGGCGCAGCGCCTCATCGCTTTCCATGACAGCAGCAACCGGCGGCACCGCGTCATTGTCAGCAGGCGTTACCGTCAGGCGTTTCACGTTGTAGTTGGCTGCCAACTGATCGAGATCGCCGCCGATGGCATACGCCACCATGACCGCCTGCGCGGCCTCGTTAATACGCTGGCGCAAAAGGATTTCGCGGTAGGTGCTTTCCTGCAGCAGCTTGGTGACGGGTTCAGATTCCAGCGCCAGCGTGCGCCGCACCGCGTCCTGCTCATCCGCCGGATAAAGGGCCACAAAAGCGGCCTTGCGCTCAGCCAGCAGCGTCTCAAAATCCGGCACGTCCACTATCTGCGGCGCGGGCAGCTGGGAAAGGTCAATCACTGCCATTGTCTGCTCCTGTTGATACGGAAAGGGAAACCGGCTCGCCGTTATTGCGCTGCCCGGTAAGTTCAACCACCATGGAACCGTCAAAATTGCTGCTGATGGTGATGGAATCCAGCGTAAGCCGTGGCTCCCAGCGACTCAGGGCCACATAGACCGCAGACATGACCTGCAGGCGTAGCGCCGGATTCTGCGGCTGGTCAATCAGGGCGGACAGCAGGGAACCATATTCCCGACGGGCAATCCGGCTGCCCTGTGGGGTCAGCAGAATATCCCGCACTGACTGGCGCAGATGGTCAGTATCAGTAATGGCCTTGCCGTTACCCTGGCTCATGCCGATATACAGCGTCATACCGGTCCTCCTGACGTATCGCCGCCGGACTTAACGCCGGTGTGACCGTGTTTATCCACCACGATCCCGTTGGAACTCATCGCGCCGCCGCCCTGGGTGACGCCGCCATTGATCACCATCTCGCTGTTAATGCGCGTGGTGTCAGCCTCCACCACAAACTCACCGGTTTTGAGAGTGATATTGTCCGCCGCCTCGATCACCATGGATTTGATGCCCCGGACATGCCACCGCCCGGTGGCGGGTTCATACTCAAACCAGCCCCCGTCCGGGTACTCCGTCACGCAACCGTCCACGGAATCCGACGGCGGCGCAAACTGATTGGAGTAGATGGCAGGCAACGCAAAAGCAGTTTCCAGATTGCCGCCCATGCTCAGCACCACCACCTGCTCATCCGGCGACGGACACCACCATGTACGGGCACCACCTGCACGCAGCGTCAGCCAGTTAATCCAGTTGGTTTCAAGCTCGCCCACTCTCACCCGGCACAGCCAGTTTTCCCGGTCCACTTCGGTCACGGTGCCGGTGCGGATCAGGTTGGTGATAAGGCGCATGATTTCGGTCAGTTGTGCATTCATAACGAAAGGTTGCCATCAGAGGGAAAAGGGAGGCAGCGCGGGCGCTTGTGCCAGCGGTGGCACAAAAATCACCCCGCCAGCCAGCGCAGCAGAGTGTCACGGGTGATGGTTTCCACCTCATCATTCACGCCCAACAGGCGGCGCTCTGCGTAGCGGACCTCCGGGCCTTTTCGACTGACGCGATCCCGCAGGCCGTAATGGTGAACACGGGCAATGCGCTGCACCTTGCCATCAAACTGCACGCTGGCGGAGTCCGCATTGGCGGTGGTTTTCAGGTATTTTGTGGTGCGAAGCTTTGCAAACATCTGGCGTTTGATGCGTCCCTTCTTGCTGCGGGCAGTCACCCGGCGCGGCTCATAGCCGCTGCCGTCAGGATTACGCTGCAGCCTGATGTTCTGCTGCTGCGTCCGGCGCAGCTGTTGCGCCAGTTGCCGCATCATACGGCTGCGCGCGGCAGGCTCCAGATTCGCCAGTAGCGCCGTCAGCCAGTCATCCATCCTCTGCAGTTCATCCACGTTTCACCGTCCACATTTCTTCGGGTTCGTCCGGCTCCGGCACCGCTTCAACGCTCGACACGCTGCCGTCAGTGCTGACCAGCACGCGCTCCGTCAGCTGCAGGTTCAGGCTGATATCGCACACATCGTTGCGCAGAATATCTACTTCAAAGGTGAACAGTTTTTCGCGCAGCTCCGGGTTATTGATAGCATCCGGCTGGTTGTCACTTAGCCACAGCAGCACAGGAGCCATCAGCAGATTCTGGTCGCCGCTGAAATCTTCGATCACCACATTCAGGGTGTAGCGGTACTCCCATGACATGGAGCTGGCACCGGTTGCCACCAGTGAGCCGTTATCAACGAAAAGGTGCAGCTTGTCCGGGTTGTCCCGGACATAGGCAACCGCTTTATTCAGGGCGCTGCGTAAGGACTGCGGTTTGTTCACTGTCTCGCTCCTGACACGCAATAATCGTGTCCACTTTGTCAGCACAGACCGCCCAGGCGGCCTCGGTTTCATCCAGCACCGCATTCAGATCGCCGTTACTGCGCGGCGCTGACCTTTCCAGGCGGCACTGCGTCACTCTGGGACAGCCACTCACGGTAAGCTGCACCTCCGGCGAGGGCCGGACGCTCCCGCAGCCGGATAATGTCAGCAGGCAAAGGAGTATCAGCCCAGCGGCGCAAATCCTCGTTTTCACGTTTCAGTTCCTCGATCCGGTGCTGGCGGCTGCGCAGTAGTGCGGTGGTCTGTTCCGCTGCCGCATAAAGCCGCGTCTGCTCCCGGCTGTTGGTTTCAGTCAGAATGGACAGGCCGATCAGCTGGCTGTTTTTCTTCGTCAGCTCCTGCGTTTTGCTTTTCAGAGCCGCGCCCTGCGTCTCGATGGTGTGGCTGGCATTGTTAAGCCGCCACGACTGCCAGCCCAGCGCCGCAAGTGCCAGCGCCAGCACTACCGCCAGCGCACGCATCAGGCCGCCATCGGCTCATGAAGCTGCGCGCGGGCAATCTGATACAGAACCAGCGTCAGCAGGTAAAACACCAGGGTGATCACCCATCCCGAAAACGCCAGGCACAGAACAATAAGCAGCCTGATTATCCATGTACGCACGGGTTTTACAGGGTGCGCCCTGAATTTCAGCAATGCCGCCCTGACCTCATCGCGCGCCCGATCTCCGGCGAACCACCCGACAGCGCACAGCGCAGCAAGCAGCCAGGCGAGGAAGCATGACACCCAGACAGACGCACCAACCAGAACCGGCGCACCACTGCGCGGATACAGCAGGCTGATAACCAACAGCGCAGTCCATGCCAGCTGGAAAAAAACGCTCATGACTTTCTTTTTCATTCCGTTATGCTCCTTTTAAGCACCAGGCCATTTCCCGCGCGCGGCGGTTGTCCAGCCCCTGATTAAAAACACCTTTGACATATACCCAGCGCGGCAGCTGATGGCAGGCATCCGCCCAGCGCCGCTGGTTCAGCAACTTAACCAGCGTGGAGCTGCAGGCGTTGCCAGTGCCCACGTTGAAAGCAAACGACACCACCGCGTCATAGACCTTTTGCGGCATCGGCTGCACCACACATTTATCCAGCGCCCTCTCTACGCGCAGCACATTGGTGATAAGTCCCTGCGCCGCCTGCCGTTCCGTGATGGTTTTGCCCGGCACCACACCAGATGTATTGCCGATCCCGTCGGTCCATACGCCCGCGCTGCACTGATAAGGCTGCAGGCGGCATCCCTCGTAATCGGCGATCAGTTTCAGCCCCTCAACGGAGGTATGAAGCGACTGGAAGCCGGGCAGCGTGGCGGCGATAGCCAGCACCGCCCCGACAAGGCAGCGCTTAACGATTGAAGGATTCATATTCCCCCCGCGAAATTTTGCCGCCACGTAACAATTTGAAAGACTGGTGTTTGTAGTACCAGTTGATAGCCAGCATCAGTACACCAATCAGTACGCCGCCAACCGTTGACGCATCCTTGAGCGACAGATCGCCCAGCCATGCCAGCAGCACGGCGATGCAGTAAGTGATAAAGGCGCTGATTCGTTCAAGCGTCATAATTCAGTCCCATAGCTGGACGGTCTGCGCCGTGGTTGACGCCGTAATGTCCGGCAGCTCCACCTGCAGCCCGTGCGGTAAAAATGGGCCGTACTCAGCCAGCCCCGGATTTGCCTGCAGAACCTGCTCAGTGACACCCTGCGTGTGCCCGTAATGACGCCAGCAAAGCGCGTCCACCGTGTCATACTGATGCGCACGCACTTTCATCAGATAAGCTCCACCGTACAGTGCGGTGCATCCTGCACCCGGCTGATAGCCCAGCGGGCATCACGCCACAGATCGCCGCTGGCCTCCGCCAGCTCCTCCCCTCGCTTCACACCTGACGCCGTGGCGTCATAGTCCTGATAACGCTCATTGAGCACAGCGCGCGCCCAGCAAAAAACAGCGTTGTGGTAGTGCCGGATACGCTCGCTTTTGCCGTCCAGCATTTCTGCGGGAACCTCAGCAAGTGTCCGCCAGCCCAGCATCTGCTGACGGTTGCGGAAGTCGTACAGCTCAGCGTTAACTTCAGAGATCGCCGTCAGCACGACCTGCTTTAAACGCGGCTGCGTCACCGTGCCATCAGTGCGCATCACACTGCGAAATTCCGACAGGTCCACATCAGGCCAGAACGGCGTATTTTTGATGACCTCCGCCTGTTCCGGTGCCTGTTCGGGCGCAACAAACTTCATGCGGCTTTCTCCTGAATAAGTGGGCGGTGGACGGGGTTTTGATGTGGCAGTGCCTTTCGCCACCCCGTGCCGCCCGTGCGCTGGGCACGTTCTTTAGCGGCTGTCATTGCGCAGTCTGCGCTCCAGCTGCTGCTTTTCTTTTTTAACGCCACAGCGGGGATCGAGCTGCAGCGCATGGGTAAGGTGATTCAAAGCTGATGCCGGGTTGCTTTCGCTCAGTACAGCGCCGATGGCTTTATGCAGACGCGCCCGCGACTGGTCCGGCATATCCAGATCGGTTGTCAGGTCCAGCGTCTGCAAAAGCAGATCGGCATCAAAACCGGCTGCGGCCAGCAGAGCGCTTTGCGCCGCGTCTGCCATTTCTTCTGCCAGCACGGTCTGCACGTTACGGTTGCCCAGCGGCATTACCCAGCCATGGCGCAGCGCATGACGCCCGATTTCCAGCGCACCGGCATAATCACCGGCGTCGATACGCCACAGCATCACGTACATCAGCACGTCATCCTGCTGCGTACCTCCGGCAGCCAGCACGCCCTCCGCCCAGGCGGAATATTTCGGCAGCAGCTCCACCTTGATTTCCGCCTTTTTCACCGTGGACTGGACGCCCTTGAGGCGGCGACGGTCTTCTGCCAGCTGCAGCAGCATCAGGTCATAGCCCGACGCATGGCGAACACTGCCGCCCTCACGGGCGGCCTGTTCGGCCTGAATGCGCAGGCGGTGCTGCCGTGCGGGACTCAGGCTCATACGTTATTCCCCACCTTCCGGTGCGGCAGGTGCGCTGAAATCACCGATTTCAATGTTTTCAACCAGCGCCGCACAGCGGTAGTCCTCGACCACATACGCCTCGTTGACGGATTCAAAGTTTTCAATCCGGTCACGTTTCGGGTTGTCGATAACAGAACGGCGGCGGGTATCTTCCTGCCAGTAGATGGACAGGTTATCCAGACGGGTGATCAGCAGGGCATTTGCCGGGAAATAAGGCGCGCGCACAGCCTGCAAGCCGCCCATACGTTTCTGGCTGATGATCAGATCGGCGGCGATTTTCTCGCTGTTGTCCTGCTCTTTGTTGACCAGCGGGAAATACTTGTCAGACAGCAGTTCACGTCCGCAGACGACAACCAGATCGTCATCATCCTGATAAACCGCGTCGATCAGCTCGTTGACGGCATCCATCACCACGGCGTCCAGGTTGGCATAGTCGCCGCCCTTGCCCACCTTGACCGCGCCTGCAGTCGTTGCACCGTCTTTCGTGGTGCTGCCCATGACGTGATCCGGCGCGTCTTCGCGGATTTTCTGCAGCCAGCCTTTATTGACGTCCTGCAGCAGCGGGTTTTCAGCACGATTGGACGTTTTGGCGCGCTTCACGCCGTTAAAGCCGATCATGATGCGGTCCAGCGCCTGACGCTTGACGATGGCGTTGCGGATACGCACCTGGAAGTCCTGGAATTTCGCCCACAGGTCCAGTTTTGCGTAGGTCAGCACCGTATCAAAGTTGGTCTGCTCGCATTTGTATTCCACGTCTTCCATCAGCGTCGGATCGGTAGGCTCGCGCTCTTTGGTGGTGGTATCGGTGGTTCCGGCAATGGTGCTGCCAACGCCCAGCCCCAGCAACTGACCGGACTGCTCAGTGACCGGCGTGATGTTAATCAGCGTCAGGAAAGCGGCGGACTGCTGGATCTGGTCTTCCAGCGTCTGCTGCACGGACGGCTCTACGGTGAACTTACTGGAGAGTTCTTCAATCTCCACACCGTTCAGGCGCGCCAGCTGCTGCAGGTAAGCGTTAAAGGCAAAGCGGGTTTTCTTTTTCATCGGGTTTTATGCTCCATCAGCAATTGGTCAGGGTGCCTGCCGGTGCGTCACCGCCCGGCGCGCGCTGGCGGTAGTCTTTACGGCTGTCTTCGCTGCTCAGCTTTTTCTCAAGCTCGGCAAAGGCGGCCTGCTGCTCCTGCAGGGAGGACTCCAGCTCAGAAAGGCGCTTGTCCTGTTCGGACAGGGATTTATCAGTGCGTTCGCTCAGGTTCTGCTGCTCGGTGGCGACCAGTTCCACGGCTTTATGCACATCGGAGAAACACGCCTCATCGGTCTGCTCTTTTTTGGTGAACAGCGCGGTGACGCGGGCAAAGATGGACGGCTTTTCGTCCTGGGCTTCTTCCAGTTCAATCAGCGTTTCAACCGCTTCCGAAAACAGGTTTTCAGGGTTCTGCTTACGGTTCGCCAGCGGGTTATGCGCGGCGCTGGCGCTGAATGCCAGCATTTCGGTGCCAAGGCTCGCCGGATCGTCCGTCGCACCCAGCCCCACAAGGTAGGCTTTGCCGGTGTCGGCAAACTTCGTGCTGA is a window encoding:
- the lysB gene encoding Rz-like lysis system protein LysB (The gene for this Rz-like phage lysis system protein may overlap extensively with the gene for the other spanin subunit, the Rz1-like protein in the outer membrane.), with translation MMRALAVVLALALAALGWQSWRLNNASHTIETQGAALKSKTQELTKKNSQLIGLSILTETNSREQTRLYAAAEQTTALLRSRQHRIEELKRENEDLRRWADTPLPADIIRLRERPALAGGAAYREWLSQSDAVPPGKVSAAQ
- a CDS encoding GPO family capsid scaffolding protein, with the translated sequence MTVKAKRFRIGVEGATTDGREIQREWLVQMAASYNQTVYTALINLEHIKSYLPDSTFNRYGRVTGLVAEEIKDGPLAGKMALYADIEPTDALVELVKKGQKLFTSMEVSTKFADTGKAYLVGLGATDDPASLGTEMLAFSASAAHNPLANRKQNPENLFSEAVETLIELEEAQDEKPSIFARVTALFTKKEQTDEACFSDVHKAVELVATEQQNLSERTDKSLSEQDKRLSELESSLQEQQAAFAELEKKLSSEDSRKDYRQRAPGGDAPAGTLTNC
- a CDS encoding DNZ54_00345 family protein encodes the protein MKKKVMSVFFQLAWTALLVISLLYPRSGAPVLVGASVWVSCFLAWLLAALCAVGWFAGDRARDEVRAALLKFRAHPVKPVRTWIIRLLIVLCLAFSGWVITLVFYLLTLVLYQIARAQLHEPMAA
- the gpM gene encoding phage terminase small subunit, producing MSLSPARQHRLRIQAEQAAREGGSVRHASGYDLMLLQLAEDRRRLKGVQSTVKKAEIKVELLPKYSAWAEGVLAAGGTQQDDVLMYVMLWRIDAGDYAGALEIGRHALRHGWVMPLGNRNVQTVLAEEMADAAQSALLAAAGFDADLLLQTLDLTTDLDMPDQSRARLHKAIGAVLSESNPASALNHLTHALQLDPRCGVKKEKQQLERRLRNDSR
- a CDS encoding phage major capsid protein, P2 family; amino-acid sequence: MKKKTRFAFNAYLQQLARLNGVEIEELSSKFTVEPSVQQTLEDQIQQSAAFLTLINITPVTEQSGQLLGLGVGSTIAGTTDTTTKEREPTDPTLMEDVEYKCEQTNFDTVLTYAKLDLWAKFQDFQVRIRNAIVKRQALDRIMIGFNGVKRAKTSNRAENPLLQDVNKGWLQKIREDAPDHVMGSTTKDGATTAGAVKVGKGGDYANLDAVVMDAVNELIDAVYQDDDDLVVVCGRELLSDKYFPLVNKEQDNSEKIAADLIISQKRMGGLQAVRAPYFPANALLITRLDNLSIYWQEDTRRRSVIDNPKRDRIENFESVNEAYVVEDYRCAALVENIEIGDFSAPAAPEGGE
- a CDS encoding HP1 family phage holin, giving the protein MTLERISAFITYCIAVLLAWLGDLSLKDASTVGGVLIGVLMLAINWYYKHQSFKLLRGGKISRGEYESFNR
- a CDS encoding head completion/stabilization protein, with the translated sequence MKFVAPEQAPEQAEVIKNTPFWPDVDLSEFRSVMRTDGTVTQPRLKQVVLTAISEVNAELYDFRNRQQMLGWRTLAEVPAEMLDGKSERIRHYHNAVFCWARAVLNERYQDYDATASGVKRGEELAEASGDLWRDARWAISRVQDAPHCTVELI
- a CDS encoding lysozyme, with product MNPSIVKRCLVGAVLAIAATLPGFQSLHTSVEGLKLIADYEGCRLQPYQCSAGVWTDGIGNTSGVVPGKTITERQAAQGLITNVLRVERALDKCVVQPMPQKVYDAVVSFAFNVGTGNACSSTLVKLLNQRRWADACHQLPRWVYVKGVFNQGLDNRRAREMAWCLKGA
- a CDS encoding tail protein X, translated to MKVRAHQYDTVDALCWRHYGHTQGVTEQVLQANPGLAEYGPFLPHGLQVELPDITASTTAQTVQLWD